In the genome of Pelobacter seleniigenes DSM 18267, one region contains:
- a CDS encoding sodium ion-translocating decarboxylase subunit beta, translating into MGMLTDFLMSTGFVGVAWQNVVMILFGCLFIYLAINKGFEPLLLLPIGFGLIVGNIPIPESMSGGEEGMFFVNIYQGVKQGIYPPLIFLGVGAMTDFTPMLSNPKLVLLGAAAQFGIFTTLIGALFIGFTPQQAGAIGIIGGADGPTAIFLSSMLAPELLGSIAIAAYSYMSLVPVIQPPIMRLLTSKEERLIRMEVSRQVSKREKIIFPIVGFLVCTLIAPGSMVLIGCLFFGNILKESMVTERLANTARNAMIDILTILLGFSIGANTLAVNFLTPQSIGIFVMGATAFALATASGVLFAKFLNLFSKKKINPLVGAAGVSAVPNSARVVNKVGLEADPTNYLLMHAMAPNVAGVVGSAIAAGVLLSVLGH; encoded by the coding sequence ATGGGCATGCTAACTGATTTTTTGATGAGTACCGGTTTTGTCGGGGTCGCCTGGCAAAACGTGGTGATGATACTTTTTGGTTGTCTTTTCATTTACCTGGCTATTAACAAGGGTTTTGAGCCGTTGCTGCTGCTGCCGATCGGTTTCGGCCTGATCGTCGGCAATATTCCCATCCCGGAAAGTATGTCGGGCGGGGAAGAGGGGATGTTCTTTGTCAACATTTACCAGGGGGTCAAGCAGGGCATCTATCCGCCGCTGATTTTCCTCGGTGTCGGGGCAATGACCGATTTTACCCCCATGCTCAGTAACCCCAAGCTGGTGCTGCTCGGCGCTGCGGCGCAGTTCGGCATCTTTACCACCCTGATCGGTGCTTTGTTCATCGGCTTTACCCCGCAGCAGGCCGGCGCTATCGGCATTATCGGCGGGGCTGACGGTCCGACGGCGATCTTCCTGTCGTCGATGCTGGCACCTGAGTTGCTTGGCTCCATCGCTATTGCCGCCTATTCCTATATGTCATTGGTGCCGGTGATCCAGCCGCCGATCATGCGGCTGCTGACCAGCAAGGAGGAACGGCTGATCCGCATGGAGGTCTCCCGGCAGGTCAGCAAAAGGGAAAAGATCATTTTCCCCATCGTCGGTTTTCTGGTCTGTACCCTGATCGCCCCCGGCTCAATGGTGTTGATAGGCTGCCTGTTCTTCGGTAATATTCTCAAAGAAAGCATGGTGACCGAACGTCTGGCCAATACCGCCCGCAACGCCATGATCGATATCCTGACGATCCTGCTGGGCTTTTCCATCGGGGCCAATACGCTGGCGGTCAATTTCCTGACCCCGCAATCCATCGGTATTTTTGTGATGGGGGCGACCGCCTTTGCTCTGGCCACCGCTTCCGGGGTATTGTTTGCGAAGTTTCTCAACCTGTTTAGCAAGAAAAAGATCAATCCGCTGGTCGGTGCCGCCGGCGTTTCCGCCGTGCCGAACTCGGCCCGCGTGGTCAACAAGGTCGGGTTGGAAGCTGATCCGACCAACTACCTGCTGATGCATGCGATGGCTCCCAATGTCGCCGGAGTGGTCGGTTCGGCTATCGCGGCCGGTGTCCTCCTCTCAGTACTTGGACATTAA